A genome region from Nocardioides cynanchi includes the following:
- the dnaN gene encoding DNA polymerase III subunit beta codes for MKFRVDRDVLADAVAWAARSLPVRPSVPVLSGLLIDASDDGLVLSTFDYETSARATLSAEVADEGRALVSGRLLSDICRSLPAKPVEMTLDGSRVSLTCGSARFSLQTMPVEDYPALPDMPAATGTVSSDVFSHAVAQAVTAAGRDDMLPVLTGVRIEISGSTISMLATDRFRLSHRELEWSPNSPDESLAALVPARVLGDTARSLTAGSEVTIALAAGGSGEGIIGFEGSGPGGTRRTTTRLLDGEFPKVRSLFPNEHLTRATVDKASLIESLKRVALVAERNTAVQLAFSDGTLTLDAGSGDEAQASESIEATIDGDDVTTGFNPQYLLDGLQVIDESVVELAFTVATKPVVISGSMGDSGANDSSAGTGDTGFRYLLMPRRLLS; via the coding sequence GACGGCCTGGTGCTGTCGACCTTCGACTACGAGACGTCTGCCCGCGCGACGCTGAGCGCCGAGGTGGCCGACGAGGGCCGGGCGCTGGTCAGCGGCAGGCTGCTGTCCGACATCTGCCGCAGCCTCCCGGCCAAGCCCGTGGAGATGACGTTGGACGGGTCGCGGGTCAGCCTGACCTGTGGTTCCGCGCGGTTCAGCCTGCAGACGATGCCGGTCGAGGACTACCCCGCGCTGCCGGACATGCCGGCGGCGACCGGCACCGTGTCGAGCGACGTGTTCTCCCACGCGGTCGCCCAGGCGGTCACCGCCGCCGGGCGTGACGACATGCTCCCGGTGCTGACCGGTGTCCGGATCGAGATCTCCGGCTCCACGATCTCGATGCTGGCCACCGACCGGTTCCGGCTCTCGCACCGCGAGCTGGAGTGGTCGCCCAACAGCCCCGACGAGTCCCTGGCCGCGCTGGTTCCGGCGCGGGTCCTCGGCGACACCGCGCGGTCGCTGACCGCCGGCAGCGAGGTGACCATCGCACTGGCCGCCGGTGGCTCGGGCGAGGGCATCATCGGCTTCGAGGGCTCCGGGCCGGGCGGCACCCGTCGTACGACGACCCGTCTGCTGGACGGCGAGTTCCCCAAGGTCCGCAGTCTGTTCCCCAACGAGCACCTCACCCGCGCGACCGTCGACAAGGCCTCCCTGATCGAGTCGCTCAAGCGGGTCGCGCTGGTGGCCGAGCGCAACACGGCTGTGCAGCTGGCGTTCAGCGATGGCACCCTCACCCTCGACGCGGGTTCCGGCGACGAGGCCCAGGCCAGCGAGTCGATCGAGGCGACCATCGACGGCGACGACGTGACCACCGGCTTCAACCCGCAGTACCTCCTCGACGGTCTCCAGGTCATCGACGAGTCGGTGGTGGAGCTGGCGTTCACGGTCGCGACCAAGCCGGTTGTCATCAGTGGTTCGATGGGAGACAGTGGCGCCAACGACTCGTCCGCAGGCACCGGCGACACCGGCTTCCGCTATCTCCTGATGCCGAGGCGCCTGCTCTCCTGA